Proteins co-encoded in one Pseudomonadota bacterium genomic window:
- the dsrM gene encoding sulfate reduction electron transfer complex DsrMKJOP subunit DsrM produces the protein MKAFYPFLAVISLLSIAYAGVGIFGMYALFGAVIPYTAFLLFICGIIYRVIVWAKTPQPFCIPTVCGQQKSLPWIKADNIESPYTRAGVIGRMALEVLLFRSLFRNDRVELRDGGRLVFSGNKFLWLGGLLFHWSLLFILMKHLRFFTEPIPAFVLFLQGVDGIFELTIPALFITDGLIIVALTYLFLRRVIYPQIRYISIPSDYFTLFLIAGIVSTGILMRHIFKVDLLEIKRLSLGLVSFHPVVPPGIRLAFYLHLFLVSVFLAYLPVSKIIHMAGVFFSPTRNQMNNNRMVRHVNPWNYPVKLHTYEEWENDFRDAMKEAGLPLEKNE, from the coding sequence ATGAAGGCTTTCTATCCTTTCCTTGCAGTTATATCCCTGTTATCAATCGCGTATGCCGGGGTCGGGATATTCGGGATGTATGCCCTTTTTGGTGCCGTGATACCTTATACAGCCTTTCTTTTATTCATTTGTGGAATTATTTACCGTGTCATTGTGTGGGCAAAAACCCCGCAACCTTTCTGCATCCCTACTGTCTGCGGCCAGCAGAAGTCACTCCCCTGGATAAAGGCTGATAACATTGAAAGTCCTTATACCCGAGCAGGGGTTATAGGGAGGATGGCCCTCGAGGTGCTCCTCTTCCGTTCACTTTTCAGGAATGACAGGGTTGAACTGAGAGACGGGGGAAGGCTTGTTTTTTCTGGAAATAAATTCCTCTGGCTGGGAGGGCTGTTATTTCACTGGTCATTGCTTTTCATACTGATGAAACATTTGCGGTTTTTTACAGAACCCATTCCTGCCTTCGTACTTTTTCTTCAAGGTGTTGACGGTATTTTTGAATTAACCATTCCTGCCCTCTTTATCACTGATGGACTGATTATTGTTGCCCTCACGTACCTTTTCCTGAGAAGGGTCATTTATCCACAGATCCGATATATCTCTATCCCTTCTGACTACTTTACCCTTTTTCTCATTGCAGGTATCGTATCAACAGGGATCCTCATGCGACACATTTTCAAGGTAGACCTCCTTGAGATAAAAAGATTGAGCCTCGGGCTCGTAAGTTTCCATCCTGTTGTGCCTCCCGGGATAAGATTGGCTTTTTACCTCCATCTCTTTCTCGTGAGCGTTTTCCTTGCGTATTTACCCGTGAGCAAGATTATACATATGGCTGGAGTGTTCTTCAGCCCCACACGCAACCAGATGAACAATAACCGTATGGTGAGACATGTCAATCCCTGGAACTATCCTGTAAAGCTACACACCTATGAGGAATGGGAGAATGACTTCAGGGACGCCATGAAAGAAGCTGGACTGCCTTTAGAGAAAAACGAATGA
- a CDS encoding RsbRD N-terminal domain-containing protein: MNLKELLLKKKKVILEKWFDLILESYQPVTSNFLKQEKNRFANPVGHIISEGTEILFDELVYERDSDRVISALDSIIRIRAVQDLMPSQAISFVSLLKKAVREEVTRDEACPASQREARGRWMMDDKSKMLFELLQFETKIDMLASLAFDIYLKCREEIYEIRVNEAKVSKDMALRLLKIMKQVD; encoded by the coding sequence ATGAACTTAAAAGAACTTCTTTTAAAGAAGAAAAAGGTTATATTAGAAAAGTGGTTTGATTTAATACTTGAGAGCTACCAGCCCGTTACTTCAAATTTTTTAAAACAGGAGAAGAACAGATTTGCAAATCCCGTTGGGCATATAATTTCTGAGGGGACAGAAATCCTCTTTGATGAACTGGTATATGAGAGAGATTCTGACAGGGTTATTTCGGCTCTCGACAGTATTATAAGAATCAGGGCTGTTCAGGATTTAATGCCCTCTCAGGCGATTTCTTTTGTCTCTTTGCTTAAGAAGGCGGTAAGGGAAGAAGTGACGAGGGACGAGGCCTGCCCTGCTTCGCAGCGCGAGGCCAGGGGACGATGGATGATGGATGATAAAAGCAAGATGCTATTTGAATTATTACAGTTTGAGACAAAGATTGACATGCTTGCCTCCCTTGCCTTTGATATTTATCTAAAATGCAGGGAAGAAATTTATGAGATAAGGGTAAATGAGGCAAAGGTCAGCAAAGACATGGCCTTAAGACTCCTTAAAATCATGAAACAGGTAGACTAA
- a CDS encoding 30S ribosomal protein THX produces MGKGDKRSRRGKVWRGTHGKKRPKKRSKKSV; encoded by the coding sequence ATGGGGAAAGGCGACAAACGCTCCAGGCGTGGTAAAGTATGGAGGGGAACGCACGGAAAAAAACGACCGAAAAAGAGAAGCAAGAAATCAGTTTAA
- a CDS encoding sulfurtransferase-like selenium metabolism protein YedF, translating to MDKTSDKVIVFGSEYVGSGDETLGFAILMNLLETLAKREDRPKAMIFWNMAVKLLAEGSPAVPRLKALEEKGVTILAGKLCVQDLRLTDSIAVGNIATMDEILDFVLHNEVISL from the coding sequence ATGGATAAGACCAGCGACAAGGTAATAGTCTTTGGTTCTGAGTATGTCGGCAGCGGTGACGAAACCCTCGGATTCGCAATACTCATGAACCTCTTGGAAACCCTTGCAAAAAGAGAAGATAGACCGAAGGCGATGATATTCTGGAATATGGCAGTGAAACTCCTTGCAGAGGGTTCGCCTGCAGTTCCCCGTCTGAAAGCCCTTGAAGAGAAAGGCGTAACAATTCTTGCAGGAAAGTTATGTGTACAGGATTTGCGTCTCACAGATAGTATCGCTGTTGGTAACATTGCAACGATGGATGAGATTCTGGATTTTGTCCTCCATAATGAGGTAATAAGTTTGTAA